TTCGTGGACATGTGGAGCACCGTCCCGCTGGCCCGTTACCTGGTGAACAGCCTGGTGGTGTCGACCATCGCGGCGGTCTGCTCGGTGGTGGTGGCCATCTTCGCCGCGTTCGCGGTGAGCCGATACCGGTTCCGCGGCCGGGGAGTCTTCTCGGTGACGGTGCTGTCCACCCAGATGTTCCCCGGCATCCTGTTCCTGCTGCCGCTGTTCCTCATCTACGTCAACCTGGGCAACGCCACCGGCATCGAGCTGTACGCCAGCCGTACCGGCCTGGTGATCACGTACCTGACCTTCTCGTTGCCGTTCTCGATCTGGATGCTGGTCGGCTACTTCGACTCGATCCCTCGCGGGCTGGACGAGGCGGCGCAGGTCGACGGCGCAGGTCCGCTGCGCACCCTGTTCCAGGTGATCCTGCCGGCCGCAGTGCCCGGCGTCGTCGCGGTCACCGTGTACGCGTTCATGACCGCCTGGGGTGAGGTGCTCTTCGCGTCGGTGATGACCGACGAGGGCAGCCGCACCCTGGCCGTCGGCCTCCAGGGCTACTCCACCCAGTTCAACGTCTACTGGAACCAGATCATGGCCGCCTCGCTGGTGGTCAGCATCCCGGTCGTCGTCGGCTTCCTGGCCCTTCAGCGCTACTTCGTCGCCGGCCTCACCGCCGGCGCGGTCAAGTGAGTCATCCAAACCCAGAGGAGATCCGTCCCGTGCCCGACCTGTCCAAGCTGCCACCCGACTTCCTCTGGGGCGTCGCCACGGCGGCGTACCAGATCGAGGGGGCCGTCGACGTCGACGGCCGGGCACCGTCCATCTGGGACACCTTCTCGGCGACCCCCGGCAACGTCGACAACGGCGACACCGGCGCGGTGGCCTGCGACCACTACCACCGGTGGCCCGAGGACTTCGCGTTGCTGCGCCGGCTCGGCGTGGACGCGTACCGTTTCTCGGTGGCCTGGCCCCGGGTGATGCCCGACGGTGTCGGGCGGGTCAACCCCGCCGGGCTGGACTTCTACGACCGGCTCGTCGACACGCTGCTCGCCGACGGGATCCGGCCGTTCGTCACCCTCTACCACTGGGATCTGCCGCAGGCGTTGCAGGACCGGGGCGGTTGGCCGGAGCGGTCCACCGCCGAGGCGTTCGCCGACTACGCGGCGGTGGTGGCCGCCCGCCTCGGTGACCGGGTCGGCGACTGGAACACGGTCAACGAGCCGCTCTGCGTGTGCTGGATCGGGCACCTGGAGGGGCGGATGGCCCCCGGCGAGCGGGACCTCACCCGCGCGGTGCACGCCTCGCACCACGTGCTGCTCGGGCACGGGCTGGCCACTCAGGCGATCCGCGCCAACGCCGCCCGGGCGGCCTCGGTGGGCCTGGTGCTCAACCTCAGCCCGATCGAGGCGGCCACCGACCGACCCGAGGATGTCGCGGCTGCCCGCCGGGCGGACGGGCACGTCAACCGGTGGTGGCTGGACCCGATCCACGGGCGGGGCTACCCCGCCGACATGATCGCCACCTACGGCGTCGAGCCACCGGTACGCGGCGACGACCTCGCGGTGATCGCCACGCCCACCGACTTCCTCGGGGTGAACTACTACTTCCGTCAACTGGTGGTCGACGACCCGACCGGCGCGGCACCGTACGCCCGGCAGGTGCCGGTGCCCGGCTCGGTGGAGACCGCGATGGGCTGGGAGATGTACCCGGCGGGGCTGGAGCGGCTGCTGGTCGACGTGCACGAGGAGTACCAGCCGGGTCGGATCATCGTCACCGAGAGCGGTTCGGCCTGGCCGGACGAGGTCACCGCGGACGGCAGGGTGGAGGACAAGGAGCGCACCGACCACCTGGAGCAGCACTTGGCGGCGTGCGCGTCGGCGGTGGCCCGGGGTGTGCCGCTGGACGGCTACTTCGTCTGGTCGCTGTTGGACAACTTCGAGTGGGCGTACGGCTATGACAAGCGCTTCGGGTTGGTGCACGTCGACTACCCGACCCAGACCCGGACGATGAAGGCGAGCGGCCTGCGTTACGCCGAGCTGATCCGCGCCCACCAGCGTCTCGCCCGCACGACCGGGACGGCCGCACCGGTGGCCTGATCGGGGGCGGTGCGGTCGGCCGCCCGGGGGTAACCCGGGCGGCCGTTCCCGTTCTAATCGGACGAAACCGCCACCTGCCGCCACACCCGGTGGCTAGCCTGCGGCAATGTCCGCAGCACCCGACGAGGCCGAGCAACCCGACGCCGGAGCGCAGGTGTCCGGCATCGACCGGATGACGGCGTTCAGCGACGGCGTCTTCGCCATCGTCATCACCCTGCTGGTCATCGAGTTGCGGGTGCCCGAATACCACGAGGGCGAACTGCTGACCGGCCTGCTCGGCGAGGGCGCCTCCTACCTGGCCTTCGTGGTGTCCTTCGTCTACGTCGGGGTGCTCTGGCTCAACCACCACGCGCTGCTGCGGCTGATCCGCGGCACCACGCTCACACTGAGCTGGATCAACCTCGGCGTGCTCTTCGGCGCGGTGATCATTCCGTTCCCCACCGCGGTGCTGGCGTCGGCGTTCACCCACGGCGACACCGACGACCAACGCGCGGCCGTCGCCCTGTACGCGCTGTCCGCCGCGCTGATGTCGGCCCCCTGGCTGGTGTTCTTCGGCTATCTGCACCGGCACCCGGCGCTGCTGAGGCGTGGGGTCAGTCCCGAGTACGCGCGCACGCAGCGGCTGCGACCGGTCACCGGCCTGGTGCTCTACGGGCTCAGTGGTCTGCTCGGCTGGTTCGTCAACCCGCTGCTGGGCCTGATCGGCGTCATCGTCATGATCACCTATCACGCGGTGACCAGCGAGGGGTTGCCCCGCTGGCTCACCCGTCGCTGAGGGCGCGCAGCCGCAGCAGGTCGGCCGGGGTGTCCACGTCGAGCGGTGCGCCGACGTCGTCGCAGGGCACCTCGACCACCAGGTCCGGCCGGTCGCGCAGCAGGTCGCGGGCACCCCGGTCGCCGACTGCGTACCGGTCCAGCAGCGGCCAGGTCTCCCGAGTCAGGAGCACCGGGTGCCCCGGCCGACCGGCGTAGGTGGCGACCGCGACGAGCGCACCGCCGGCGTACGCGGCCCGCACCCGGCGGACCGCGACCGGGCTGAGCAGCGGCTGGTCGACGAGGACCACGACCGCGGCCGGCGCGTCGGCCGGCAGGGAGGCCAGGCCCCTGCGCAGCGACGATCCCAGCCCTTCGGGCCAGCCGTCGTGTCGGACCGGCACCGCGCCGGGCAGATCGGGCACGTCGTCGGCGCCGGCGCCGAGCACCACGTGCACGGGTGTGCAACCGCCGTCGCGGAGCAGCGTGATCCCGCGCCGCACCAGCGGCACCCCGTCCAGCTCGACCAGCGCCTTCGGACGGCCGTACCGCCGCCCCGCGCCGGCGGCCAGCAGCAGCCCAGCGGTCACCGGCATCACCCCCGTACGAACGGCTTTGCGTTATTCGCCCTCAGATGTACCGACAAAGCTAGTCTGGGCCGGTGCAGGGCGGACCCGAGAACGCGACGACGACCGACGAGCGGCACTCGTCCCGGGTGACGTTCGAGGTCAACGGCTCGTCCCGCGAGATGATGCTGGACAACCGCACCACGCTGCTGGACGCGCTGCGCGAGCACCTCGACCTGACCGGGGCGAAGAAGGGCTGCGACCACGGCCAGTGCGGCTCCTGCACGGTGCTGCTGGACGGCCGCCGGGTGAAGAGCTGTCTGGTCTTCGCGGTCACACTGGACGGCCGCTCGGTGATCAGCGTC
This portion of the Micromonospora zamorensis genome encodes:
- a CDS encoding carbohydrate ABC transporter permease; this translates as MRETAGERWGRRIVLTLLTLFVVIPLYVMVTSAAKPLQDVQNGFTWWPSRPTLQPFVDMWSTVPLARYLVNSLVVSTIAAVCSVVVAIFAAFAVSRYRFRGRGVFSVTVLSTQMFPGILFLLPLFLIYVNLGNATGIELYASRTGLVITYLTFSLPFSIWMLVGYFDSIPRGLDEAAQVDGAGPLRTLFQVILPAAVPGVVAVTVYAFMTAWGEVLFASVMTDEGSRTLAVGLQGYSTQFNVYWNQIMAASLVVSIPVVVGFLALQRYFVAGLTAGAVK
- a CDS encoding GH1 family beta-glucosidase, which encodes MPDLSKLPPDFLWGVATAAYQIEGAVDVDGRAPSIWDTFSATPGNVDNGDTGAVACDHYHRWPEDFALLRRLGVDAYRFSVAWPRVMPDGVGRVNPAGLDFYDRLVDTLLADGIRPFVTLYHWDLPQALQDRGGWPERSTAEAFADYAAVVAARLGDRVGDWNTVNEPLCVCWIGHLEGRMAPGERDLTRAVHASHHVLLGHGLATQAIRANAARAASVGLVLNLSPIEAATDRPEDVAAARRADGHVNRWWLDPIHGRGYPADMIATYGVEPPVRGDDLAVIATPTDFLGVNYYFRQLVVDDPTGAAPYARQVPVPGSVETAMGWEMYPAGLERLLVDVHEEYQPGRIIVTESGSAWPDEVTADGRVEDKERTDHLEQHLAACASAVARGVPLDGYFVWSLLDNFEWAYGYDKRFGLVHVDYPTQTRTMKASGLRYAELIRAHQRLARTTGTAAPVA
- a CDS encoding TMEM175 family protein, with the translated sequence MSAAPDEAEQPDAGAQVSGIDRMTAFSDGVFAIVITLLVIELRVPEYHEGELLTGLLGEGASYLAFVVSFVYVGVLWLNHHALLRLIRGTTLTLSWINLGVLFGAVIIPFPTAVLASAFTHGDTDDQRAAVALYALSAALMSAPWLVFFGYLHRHPALLRRGVSPEYARTQRLRPVTGLVLYGLSGLLGWFVNPLLGLIGVIVMITYHAVTSEGLPRWLTRR
- a CDS encoding nucleotidyltransferase family protein; its protein translation is MPVTAGLLLAAGAGRRYGRPKALVELDGVPLVRRGITLLRDGGCTPVHVVLGAGADDVPDLPGAVPVRHDGWPEGLGSSLRRGLASLPADAPAAVVVLVDQPLLSPVAVRRVRAAYAGGALVAVATYAGRPGHPVLLTRETWPLLDRYAVGDRGARDLLRDRPDLVVEVPCDDVGAPLDVDTPADLLRLRALSDG